A window of Acidobacteriota bacterium contains these coding sequences:
- a CDS encoding ABC transporter permease encodes MRTNWLNILAIVRREFLERVRKKSFLISTILTPVIFGALMILPAALSIMRHEEVRISVVDRTGWAGPMILESRGAKERSGDPGDRIEEEADRRAEAASEFQLAPPDADLEALKLEVGDGKLDGILLVEPDPEQEIKATFYAQSLSNTQLFGLMTGRLNQARLQQKLQKLGLDPAVADQLRGRVDLQTVKVQKGGKTRKGSILTDLIRPILLAMVIYIMIIMYGVALSNGVLEEKSGKVVEVILSAVRPFELMMGKIVGIASVGLLQYGIWFLLGAGLYLANPMNVASSSEGGWMKPLEMVVLVLYFLFGFVFYASIYAAVGATCTTQQEAQQWQTPVTFGLVIPFVLMMPTLQSPNAGWVVGLSLFPVTSPITMLLRVGAVDVPHWQIAASLVLLALGTLAVAWMAAKIYRVGILMTGKRPTIPEVLRWMREK; translated from the coding sequence ATGCGAACTAACTGGCTGAACATTCTCGCCATCGTTCGAAGGGAGTTCCTCGAGCGCGTGCGGAAGAAGTCCTTTCTGATCAGCACGATCCTCACGCCCGTGATCTTCGGCGCACTCATGATCCTGCCGGCGGCCCTGTCCATCATGCGGCACGAAGAAGTGAGGATTTCGGTGGTGGACAGGACGGGCTGGGCCGGCCCCATGATCCTCGAGAGCAGAGGGGCCAAAGAGAGGTCGGGGGATCCCGGGGACCGCATCGAGGAGGAGGCCGACCGGCGCGCCGAGGCCGCCTCGGAATTTCAACTCGCCCCCCCCGATGCGGACCTGGAGGCCCTGAAACTGGAAGTGGGCGACGGGAAGCTGGACGGAATCCTACTGGTGGAGCCCGATCCGGAGCAGGAAATCAAGGCCACGTTCTACGCCCAGAGCCTGTCGAACACCCAACTTTTCGGGCTCATGACGGGTCGGCTGAACCAGGCCCGGCTCCAGCAGAAACTGCAGAAGCTCGGGCTGGATCCGGCCGTGGCGGATCAACTGAGGGGGCGGGTGGACCTTCAGACCGTGAAGGTCCAGAAGGGCGGAAAGACGCGGAAAGGGAGCATCTTGACGGACCTCATCCGGCCCATCCTGCTCGCCATGGTGATTTACATCATGATCATCATGTACGGGGTGGCCCTGTCCAACGGGGTGTTGGAAGAGAAGAGCGGAAAGGTGGTGGAGGTCATCCTCTCGGCCGTGCGTCCCTTCGAGCTGATGATGGGCAAGATCGTGGGAATCGCCTCCGTCGGCCTCCTCCAGTACGGCATCTGGTTTCTCCTGGGCGCTGGGCTGTACCTTGCCAACCCCATGAACGTGGCCTCCTCCTCCGAAGGGGGATGGATGAAGCCCCTGGAGATGGTGGTCCTCGTTCTGTACTTCCTGTTCGGGTTCGTTTTCTACGCGAGCATCTATGCCGCCGTGGGGGCCACCTGCACGACCCAGCAGGAGGCGCAGCAGTGGCAGACGCCCGTCACCTTCGGTCTGGTGATTCCCTTCGTTCTCATGATGCCGACCCTGCAGAGCCCGAACGCCGGCTGGGTCGTGGGGTTGAGCCTGTTTCCCGTGACGTCGCCCATCACGATGCTCCTGAGGGTGGGAGCCGTGGACGTTCCGCACTGGCAAATCGCCGCGAGCCTGGTTCTCCTTGCCCTGGGGACGTTGGCGGTGGCCTGGATGGCGGCCAAAATCTACCGGGTGGGCATCCTCATGACGGGCAAGCGCCCCACGATCCCGGAGGTCCTTCGGTGGATGAGGGAAAAGTGA
- a CDS encoding ATP-binding cassette domain-containing protein: MNALEYRSVRKSFGKVEAVKPLDLEIPEGRIFGLLGPNGAGKTTLIRMTLGILLPDAGTVHVMGRPRERVAASALGYLPEERGLYVKMKVGELLRFFGRLRGLSAAESSRRATEGLKRLGLEKWEANRLDELSKGMQQKIQLLVAIQHRPKVAILDEPFSGLDPVNAELFMEVLDEAITQGTTVVLSTHQMEQVEKLCQSIALIHQGRVVLRGDVGEIRKQYGTRAVKVEFSDGADLSPEKFEDLSESTALLPNEARFFLRPEAHAGKVLKRLLEMGVKVSRFEEAQASMHDIFVKVVTGEDGHAN, from the coding sequence ATGAACGCGCTCGAGTATCGGAGTGTGCGCAAGTCCTTTGGAAAAGTCGAAGCGGTGAAGCCTCTGGATCTGGAGATTCCGGAGGGAAGGATCTTCGGGCTTCTGGGTCCCAACGGGGCGGGAAAGACGACCCTCATCCGCATGACTCTGGGCATCCTTCTTCCGGACGCGGGGACGGTCCACGTGATGGGGCGTCCGAGGGAGAGGGTGGCCGCCTCGGCCCTCGGCTACCTGCCGGAGGAGAGGGGCCTCTACGTCAAGATGAAGGTGGGGGAGCTCCTTCGTTTCTTCGGCCGCCTGCGCGGGCTCTCCGCCGCCGAATCTTCCCGCAGGGCCACGGAGGGCCTCAAGCGATTGGGCCTGGAGAAATGGGAAGCCAACCGCCTGGATGAACTCTCCAAGGGCATGCAGCAGAAGATTCAACTTCTCGTCGCCATCCAGCACCGGCCCAAAGTGGCCATCCTGGACGAACCCTTTTCGGGCCTCGACCCCGTGAACGCGGAGCTGTTCATGGAGGTTCTCGACGAGGCCATTACCCAGGGAACCACGGTGGTGCTTTCCACCCACCAGATGGAGCAGGTGGAAAAGCTCTGCCAGTCCATCGCTCTGATCCATCAGGGAAGGGTGGTCTTGAGGGGGGACGTGGGCGAGATTCGAAAGCAATACGGAACGCGCGCCGTGAAGGTGGAGTTCTCGGACGGGGCGGACCTGTCGCCCGAGAAGTTCGAGGACCTGTCCGAGAGCACGGCGCTCCTACCCAACGAGGCGCGCTTCTTCCTGCGCCCCGAGGCCCACGCGGGCAAGGTGCTCAAGCGCCTGCTGGAGATGGGGGTCAAGGTATCCAGGTTCGAGGAGGCCCAGGCCTCCATGCACGACATCTTCGTGAAGGTCGTGACGGGGGAGGATGGCCATGCGAACTAA
- a CDS encoding cysteine synthase family protein: MSVLDSIGNTSLVGLRKVVPEGCGEIWVKLEWENPTGSMKDRMARAVIERAEADGRLRAGGTVVEYTGGSTGASLALVCAAKGYRLRIVTSDAFSAEKLDHMAALGAELTLVPSEGGLTTKKLILDMIEAARALSGEPNTYWTDQLTNLDSVSGYVSLGEEIWEQTNGKVDAFVQSVGTGASSRGVATALKARKANLRVAAVEPAESAVLSGGPPGPHKIEGVGIGFTPPLWEPSLVDEIVPVATAEAKEMARRLAREEGLFAGTSSGANVVAALRVARRLGPGSRVVTLLCDSGLKYLSTDVYQRKRA; this comes from the coding sequence ATGAGCGTGCTGGATTCCATCGGGAACACGTCCCTGGTGGGGCTCCGGAAAGTCGTGCCCGAAGGCTGTGGGGAAATCTGGGTGAAGCTGGAGTGGGAGAACCCCACGGGGAGCATGAAGGACCGCATGGCCCGTGCGGTGATCGAGCGGGCCGAGGCGGACGGGCGTCTAAGGGCGGGAGGAACGGTCGTGGAGTACACGGGCGGCAGTACGGGGGCGTCCCTCGCCCTGGTGTGCGCGGCGAAAGGCTACCGACTTCGAATCGTAACCTCCGATGCCTTCAGCGCAGAGAAGCTGGACCACATGGCGGCCCTCGGGGCGGAACTGACCCTCGTGCCGAGCGAGGGCGGGCTCACGACGAAGAAATTGATCCTGGACATGATCGAAGCGGCGCGGGCCTTGAGCGGAGAGCCGAACACCTACTGGACGGACCAATTGACCAACCTGGACAGCGTTTCGGGCTACGTTTCGCTGGGAGAAGAGATCTGGGAGCAAACGAATGGGAAGGTGGATGCCTTCGTCCAAAGCGTGGGCACCGGGGCCTCCTCGCGGGGGGTGGCGACGGCGCTGAAGGCGCGCAAGGCGAATTTGCGGGTCGCCGCCGTGGAGCCCGCCGAATCGGCGGTCCTGTCCGGCGGCCCGCCGGGGCCCCACAAGATCGAAGGGGTGGGCATCGGCTTCACGCCGCCGCTGTGGGAGCCCTCTCTCGTAGACGAAATCGTTCCCGTGGCGACGGCCGAGGCCAAGGAAATGGCGCGTCGCCTGGCGCGGGAGGAGGGCCTCTTCGCGGGCACCTCCTCGGGAGCCAACGTTGTAGCGGCCCTCCGTGTGGCTCGAAGACTCGGCCCGGGCTCCCGAGTTGTGACCCTCCTGTGCGACTCGGGCCTCAAGTACCTCAGCACGGACGTATACCAGAGGAAAAGGGCGTGA
- a CDS encoding deoxynucleoside kinase, giving the protein MATTPELRYPYLAVEGPIGVGKTTLARLLARRLGATLLLEDVQNPFLSDFYSGKKGSAFQCQLFFLLTRYQQQQHLVQRSLFDSRMVADYLPRKDKIFAYLNLDDSELVLYEKLYGLLMENLPKPEAVIYLQATTPTLQKRIRARSRDFEKRISDEYIEELNRAYNHFFFHYRDTPLLIVNTNDVDFERDPSELDHLIAQVNRLEREVLFYAPPAFR; this is encoded by the coding sequence ATGGCGACAACTCCGGAACTGCGGTACCCCTATCTGGCCGTGGAAGGCCCCATCGGGGTCGGCAAGACGACTCTCGCGCGTCTCCTGGCCCGCCGCCTGGGCGCCACCCTCCTTCTCGAGGATGTGCAGAACCCCTTCCTTTCGGATTTTTATTCCGGCAAGAAGGGCTCCGCCTTTCAGTGCCAGCTGTTCTTCCTCCTGACCCGGTACCAGCAGCAGCAGCACCTCGTCCAGCGCAGTCTCTTCGACTCCCGAATGGTGGCGGACTATCTTCCCCGCAAGGACAAGATCTTCGCGTACCTGAACCTCGACGACTCAGAGCTGGTCCTGTACGAGAAGCTTTACGGCCTCCTGATGGAGAACCTCCCCAAGCCCGAGGCCGTCATCTACCTGCAGGCCACCACCCCCACGCTCCAGAAACGCATCCGCGCCCGGTCGCGCGACTTCGAAAAACGCATTTCGGACGAGTACATCGAAGAACTCAACCGCGCGTACAACCACTTCTTTTTTCACTACCGGGACACGCCCCTCTTGATTGTGAACACGAATGATGTAGATTTTGAGAGGGATCCCTCGGAGCTGGATCACCTGATCGCCCAGGTGAACCGGTTGGAGAGGGAGGTCCTCTTTTACGCTCCGCCCGCATTCCGATAG
- the panB gene encoding 3-methyl-2-oxobutanoate hydroxymethyltransferase, which produces MSKIREAIPQAVTVPSLRGRKGRDKIVMMTAYDYPSARIAEDAGADVLLVGDSLGMVVQGQGDTLSVTLDQMAYHCSMVSRAARRALVVADMPFLTYHTGWQDAVRNCGRCFQEGGVQAVKIEGGRRRAALIRRLVASDMPVLGHIGLTPQSLHHLGGFKVQGKSLEAARGLVDDARAVEEAGAFAVVLECIPMEVAAEITAAVSIPTVGIGAGPNCDGQVLVFHDLLGLYDGRLPRFVRRYGDFGRQMREALARFREDVRSGAFPAEAESFHLPEEVAVHFEEGNRRADPASR; this is translated from the coding sequence ATGTCCAAGATCCGGGAAGCGATTCCCCAGGCCGTCACCGTTCCTTCTCTGCGGGGGCGCAAGGGCCGGGACAAGATCGTCATGATGACGGCTTACGATTACCCCTCGGCACGGATCGCCGAGGACGCGGGAGCCGACGTCCTCCTCGTGGGAGACTCCCTCGGGATGGTGGTCCAGGGCCAGGGGGATACCCTCTCGGTAACGCTGGACCAGATGGCCTACCACTGCTCCATGGTTTCGCGGGCGGCCCGCCGCGCTCTGGTGGTGGCGGACATGCCCTTTCTCACCTATCACACGGGCTGGCAGGATGCGGTCCGGAACTGCGGCCGGTGCTTCCAGGAGGGCGGCGTTCAGGCGGTGAAGATCGAGGGAGGCCGGCGCCGGGCCGCCTTGATCCGGCGGCTCGTGGCCAGCGACATGCCCGTTCTGGGCCACATCGGCCTGACGCCCCAAAGCCTCCACCACCTCGGCGGGTTCAAGGTGCAGGGAAAGAGCCTGGAGGCCGCCCGGGGCTTGGTGGACGACGCCCGGGCCGTCGAGGAAGCGGGGGCTTTCGCCGTGGTGTTGGAATGCATCCCCATGGAGGTGGCCGCGGAAATCACCGCCGCCGTCTCCATCCCGACGGTGGGCATCGGCGCGGGCCCGAACTGCGACGGCCAGGTCCTGGTCTTTCACGATCTCCTGGGCTTGTACGACGGCAGGCTGCCGCGATTCGTCCGGCGGTACGGAGATTTCGGCCGGCAGATGCGGGAGGCCCTCGCTCGCTTCCGCGAGGATGTACGTTCGGGCGCCTTTCCAGCGGAAGCCGAGTCCTTCCACCTCCCCGAGGAGGTGGCCGTCCACTTCGAGGAGGGGAACCGCCGTGCGGATCCTGCGTCTCGCTGA
- the panC gene encoding pantoate--beta-alanine ligase produces MRILRLAEEARAFSRSARAGGETVALVPTMGYLHEGHLSLVRLARRRASRVMATIFVNPLQFGPREDLSRYPRDFDRDRSLLEREGVDALFAPEVEEMYPAGACTRVVVEGPLTEGLCGARRPGHFAGVATVVAKLFALSEPDVAVFGQKDAQQAAVIRRMTRDLNLPVEIVVAPIVREADGLAMSSRNVYLNAEERSQAVVLSQALASAQASFETGERRTAALLEIARRVIASAPLARLDYAEIVDAETFLPAEQVSSPSLLALAVHFGSTRLIDNTVLQPDREA; encoded by the coding sequence GTGCGGATCCTGCGTCTCGCTGAGGAGGCCCGTGCTTTCAGCCGGTCCGCGCGGGCGGGCGGCGAAACGGTGGCCCTGGTTCCCACCATGGGCTACCTGCACGAGGGACACCTGTCGCTCGTGCGCCTGGCCCGGCGTCGCGCCTCCCGGGTGATGGCGACGATCTTCGTGAATCCCCTCCAGTTCGGTCCCCGGGAAGACCTTTCGCGCTATCCCCGGGACTTCGACCGGGACAGGTCCCTCCTCGAGCGGGAGGGCGTGGATGCCCTTTTCGCCCCCGAAGTGGAAGAGATGTACCCCGCCGGGGCCTGCACTCGAGTCGTGGTGGAAGGCCCTCTGACCGAAGGGCTTTGCGGCGCCCGCCGTCCGGGCCACTTCGCCGGCGTGGCCACGGTCGTGGCCAAGCTCTTCGCCCTCTCCGAGCCGGACGTGGCCGTATTCGGACAAAAGGACGCCCAGCAAGCGGCCGTGATCCGCCGCATGACGCGGGACCTCAACTTGCCCGTGGAAATCGTGGTGGCCCCCATCGTGCGCGAAGCCGACGGCCTCGCCATGTCCAGCCGCAACGTGTATTTGAACGCCGAGGAACGCTCCCAGGCCGTGGTCCTGAGCCAGGCTCTCGCCTCCGCCCAGGCCTCCTTCGAAACGGGCGAACGCCGGACGGCGGCCCTCCTCGAAATCGCGCGGCGAGTCATCGCCTCGGCGCCGCTGGCGCGACTGGATTACGCCGAGATCGTAGACGCCGAGACCTTCTTGCCCGCAGAACAGGTCTCCTCCCCTTCCCTGCTCGCCCTGGCCGTCCATTTCGGCTCCACGCGGCTCATCGACAACACCGTGCTCCAACCCGATCGTGAGGCCTGA
- the panD gene encoding aspartate 1-decarboxylase: MLLNVLKGKIHRATVTDADLAYEGSVTLDAALMEAAGIVPHEAVEIYDVTNGSRLRTYTLWAPPGSGVVCINGAAAHLVKKGDVVILCAYALMDPAEASLFRPRVVLVDGENRIKNVSRYDGGRLQDDDR, encoded by the coding sequence ATGCTGTTGAACGTACTGAAGGGAAAAATCCACCGCGCCACCGTCACGGACGCCGACCTCGCCTACGAAGGTTCCGTCACCCTCGACGCGGCTCTCATGGAAGCCGCCGGCATCGTCCCCCACGAAGCCGTGGAGATCTACGACGTGACCAACGGCTCACGGCTCCGCACCTATACGCTCTGGGCCCCCCCTGGCTCCGGAGTGGTGTGCATCAACGGGGCCGCCGCCCACCTCGTGAAGAAGGGGGACGTCGTGATCCTGTGCGCCTACGCCCTCATGGATCCCGCGGAGGCCTCGCTTTTCCGACCCCGCGTGGTTCTCGTGGACGGCGAAAACCGCATCAAGAACGTCTCCCGCTATGACGGCGGGCGCCTTCAAGACGATGACCGGTAG
- the rph gene encoding ribonuclease PH, giving the protein MRNDGRSANEMRPVAIHPGFVAFPEGSCLVECGRTKVLCTATVEDRVPPFMKGTGQGWITAEYGMLPGSTQQRTPREASRGRQSGRTQEIQRLIGRSLRSVADLSALPDRTVWIDCDVLQADGGTRTAAITGSFVAMVLAFHHLAEAKLIKTFPVKHMVAATSVGVLRGEKILDLNYEEDSIAEVDMNVVMTDDGRFIEVQGTAEHEPFSKADLDALLAVAAGGIDRLMAAQRAAFPFDLKAYGI; this is encoded by the coding sequence ATGAGGAACGACGGACGCAGCGCGAACGAGATGAGACCCGTGGCCATCCACCCGGGCTTCGTGGCCTTCCCGGAAGGGTCCTGCCTGGTCGAGTGCGGGCGCACCAAGGTTCTCTGCACGGCCACCGTGGAGGACAGGGTTCCGCCCTTCATGAAAGGGACGGGGCAGGGCTGGATCACCGCCGAGTACGGCATGCTCCCGGGGTCCACCCAGCAGAGGACGCCGCGCGAGGCGTCCCGCGGCCGTCAGTCGGGCCGCACCCAGGAGATCCAGCGGCTCATCGGCCGCTCGCTCCGGTCGGTGGCCGACCTCTCGGCCCTTCCGGACCGCACCGTCTGGATCGACTGCGACGTCCTTCAGGCCGACGGCGGAACCCGCACGGCGGCCATCACGGGCTCCTTCGTGGCCATGGTTCTGGCCTTCCATCACCTCGCCGAGGCCAAGCTCATCAAGACCTTTCCCGTGAAACACATGGTGGCGGCCACCAGCGTGGGCGTTCTGCGGGGCGAGAAGATCCTGGACCTCAACTACGAAGAGGACAGCATCGCCGAGGTGGACATGAACGTCGTCATGACCGATGACGGGCGGTTCATCGAGGTGCAAGGAACCGCCGAGCACGAGCCCTTTTCCAAAGCCGATCTCGACGCGCTCCTCGCCGTGGCGGCCGGGGGAATCGACCGCCTCATGGCCGCTCAGCGCGCCGCCTTTCCCTTCGACTTGAAGGCCTACGGGATTTAG
- the murI gene encoding glutamate racemase, with the protein MNKGPVGVFDSGVGGLTVVREIRRAFPGEDILYFGDTARVPYGNKSPETVVRYSREIGRFLTGRGIRHLVVACNTSSSLALEVLKEELPVPVLGMIGPGAEAAAKATRNGRVGLIGTRATVASGAYASALARLDPAIEVFSEPCPLFVPLVEEGWAEDPVAREVAARYLAPLLERRVDTLILGCTHYPVLIPVLAEVAGPSVALISSAAAAADALAPSLKPAVPGAPRGRLTCYVTDAGTHFRDVGERILGEPVPELRPVSEERLVLP; encoded by the coding sequence GTGAATAAGGGCCCCGTCGGCGTCTTCGACTCGGGGGTGGGCGGCCTCACGGTGGTCCGGGAGATCCGCCGCGCCTTTCCCGGCGAGGACATCCTCTACTTCGGAGACACGGCTAGGGTTCCCTACGGAAACAAGTCGCCCGAGACGGTGGTGCGCTATTCCCGGGAGATCGGACGCTTTCTGACGGGGCGGGGGATCCGCCACCTCGTGGTGGCCTGCAACACCTCATCGTCCCTTGCCTTGGAAGTTCTGAAAGAGGAGTTGCCGGTGCCCGTGTTGGGCATGATCGGTCCAGGGGCCGAAGCCGCCGCGAAGGCTACAAGGAATGGCCGCGTGGGGCTCATCGGGACGCGGGCCACGGTGGCGAGCGGGGCCTACGCGAGCGCTCTGGCGAGACTGGATCCCGCGATTGAGGTCTTCTCCGAGCCCTGCCCCCTTTTTGTCCCCCTGGTGGAGGAAGGCTGGGCCGAGGATCCCGTGGCCAGGGAGGTGGCGGCGCGCTACCTCGCACCCCTCCTCGAGCGCCGGGTGGACACGCTCATTCTCGGTTGCACTCATTACCCCGTCCTCATCCCCGTGCTGGCGGAGGTGGCAGGCCCGAGCGTGGCGTTGATCTCCTCGGCCGCCGCCGCCGCCGATGCCCTCGCGCCCTCCTTGAAGCCTGCCGTTCCGGGGGCCCCGCGCGGCCGGCTCACCTGTTACGTCACCGATGCGGGGACGCACTTTCGCGATGTGGGCGAAAGGATCCTGGGCGAACCCGTTCCCGAATTGAGGCCCGTATCCGAAGAAAGGTTGGTTCTTCCATGA
- a CDS encoding GerMN domain-containing protein — translation MSPDRRAFAFLLVLPLVYLLGCGGGGAPTPSPEGGPSVAVPEGDEAERTLLYPSAEDGLLHAEKVRMAAGATPEESMALLVSRYIQGPAGEGRFSPFPEHCTLRALYLVSGARAVVDLGGPVTSGGGVHTEVHRIYGIVNTLVWNFPEIRSVQVLIEGRETDTLLGHLDLSKPICPENRLLGLELRRSEGLGGVAGE, via the coding sequence ATGTCCCCTGACCGGCGGGCATTCGCCTTCCTGCTTGTCCTCCCCCTGGTCTATCTGCTCGGCTGCGGAGGAGGCGGGGCGCCCACACCCTCACCGGAGGGCGGGCCCTCCGTCGCCGTGCCGGAGGGGGACGAAGCGGAAAGGACCCTCCTCTACCCGTCCGCGGAGGACGGCCTGCTTCACGCGGAGAAGGTCCGCATGGCCGCCGGCGCCACGCCCGAGGAGTCCATGGCCCTCCTCGTGTCGAGGTACATTCAGGGGCCCGCCGGGGAGGGGCGCTTTTCCCCTTTTCCCGAGCACTGCACCCTTCGGGCCCTGTACCTTGTTTCGGGAGCCAGGGCCGTGGTGGACCTGGGAGGACCCGTGACCTCCGGAGGCGGCGTTCACACGGAGGTCCATCGCATTTACGGCATCGTCAACACGCTCGTCTGGAATTTCCCCGAGATCCGATCCGTGCAGGTCCTCATCGAAGGCCGCGAGACGGACACCCTCCTCGGCCACCTGGACCTCTCCAAGCCCATCTGCCCCGAAAACCGCCTTCTGGGCCTTGAGTTGCGCCGATCCGAAGGGCTGGGAGGAGTCGCGGGTGAATAA
- a CDS encoding N-acetylmuramoyl-L-alanine amidase has protein sequence MKLNRGALSAGAALLLAVGFRAMDVSAPTGLFSVRERVYQGVRWVCADELARHLKGSVGKDSVSSYPALLLGGRRILVSTASPMVSLDGQIVKMAHVPREAEGCLWLPEEFLTNVLPKALGGPVRILGEEAKPMVQVVPPVKSVAGSGQAVTVDTAVSADFVRITLAGEGVTGAEVTRSGREVLVRLRSGAFSAPAHELGRGIVERVAPDREGKVLRVDLGDRFKKLDILKLRNPERLVLAVKGESQQVPAPPPSGNAGPGLPPEPAASAPESPGTSFAKEMPVKTPALDVVVLDPGHGGGDTGAVAPGGRTEKDIALELSQRLVPLLEAQGLKVVLTRTEDSTVSLMQRTAIANFNQADLFLSIHLNASPAPGARGPEVYFMSRDATDLWASELASKENLEGQGTDTGSGLHLVLWEMAQTAFLVESAFLAETIQQNLNSILGTASRSVRQAPFAVLEGARMPAVLVEVAFLTHGDDLRKVNDPSFQEQVARGLAEAVAAFKERYENPAAPADVP, from the coding sequence ATGAAGCTGAATCGAGGCGCGCTGTCGGCGGGGGCGGCCCTCCTCCTTGCCGTCGGTTTTCGTGCGATGGACGTTTCGGCCCCGACGGGCCTGTTTTCGGTGCGGGAGAGGGTCTATCAGGGGGTCCGTTGGGTTTGCGCCGACGAGCTCGCCCGTCATCTGAAGGGCTCCGTGGGGAAGGACTCGGTCTCCTCCTACCCGGCGCTTCTCCTCGGCGGGCGGCGCATTCTCGTGTCCACGGCCTCTCCGATGGTTTCCCTGGACGGCCAGATCGTGAAGATGGCCCACGTGCCGAGGGAGGCCGAGGGCTGCTTGTGGCTCCCCGAGGAATTCCTGACGAACGTGCTCCCGAAAGCGCTCGGAGGCCCGGTTCGAATCCTCGGCGAAGAGGCCAAACCCATGGTCCAGGTCGTTCCTCCGGTGAAGAGCGTTGCCGGCTCCGGACAGGCTGTCACCGTGGACACGGCGGTGAGCGCGGACTTCGTTCGCATCACCCTGGCCGGGGAGGGGGTGACGGGGGCGGAGGTGACTCGGTCGGGACGAGAGGTCCTGGTGCGGCTCAGGAGCGGCGCCTTCTCCGCGCCGGCCCACGAACTCGGGAGGGGCATCGTGGAGCGGGTGGCCCCGGACCGCGAAGGGAAGGTCCTTCGGGTCGACCTGGGGGACCGGTTCAAGAAGCTGGACATCCTCAAACTCAGAAACCCTGAACGGCTTGTCCTGGCCGTGAAGGGGGAGAGTCAGCAGGTCCCCGCCCCGCCTCCATCCGGGAATGCAGGGCCAGGGCTACCGCCGGAGCCGGCAGCGTCGGCTCCCGAGTCACCTGGGACATCATTCGCCAAGGAAATGCCCGTGAAGACGCCTGCCCTGGACGTCGTCGTCCTCGATCCCGGCCACGGGGGAGGGGACACAGGAGCCGTCGCTCCCGGTGGGCGGACCGAGAAGGACATCGCCCTCGAGCTGAGCCAGAGGTTGGTTCCTCTGCTGGAGGCGCAGGGACTCAAGGTCGTCCTGACGCGTACGGAGGACTCCACTGTTTCCTTGATGCAGAGGACCGCCATCGCCAACTTCAATCAGGCCGACCTGTTCCTCTCCATCCACCTCAACGCTTCCCCCGCGCCCGGCGCGAGGGGCCCCGAGGTCTACTTCATGAGCCGGGATGCCACGGACCTCTGGGCCAGCGAACTGGCTTCCAAGGAAAATTTGGAGGGACAGGGAACCGATACCGGGTCCGGCCTCCATCTCGTCCTTTGGGAAATGGCCCAGACAGCCTTCCTTGTGGAGAGCGCCTTTCTCGCCGAGACCATCCAGCAGAACCTGAACTCCATCCTTGGAACCGCCAGCCGGTCCGTCCGCCAGGCCCCTTTCGCGGTGCTCGAAGGGGCGCGCATGCCCGCGGTGCTCGTGGAGGTGGCCTTCTTGACCCACGGTGATGACCTCCGAAAAGTGAACGATCCATCCTTCCAAGAGCAGGTGGCCCGCGGCCTCGCCGAGGCCGTGGCGGCCTTCAAGGAGCGGTATGAAAACCCCGCGGCGCCGGCCGATGTCCCCTGA